The following are from one region of the Stanieria cyanosphaera PCC 7437 genome:
- a CDS encoding protein NO VEIN domain-containing protein, with product MRLEDLTKGATVKGVLPNQLITVIDTQWHSSDVVTLTYRDTNGITGDELIFREREAELEIVTSSLPWSFNGNSGLFRLVSEAHRIQLAHLFDPMLAVHTSLVEPLPHQITAVYGDMLPRQPLRFLLADDPGAGKTIMTGLLISELRIRGDLHRCLIVCPGSLAAQWQDELDRRFHLPFEILTSDHLEAARSGNAFTEMPLSIVRLDKLSRNDDLQAKLEQTDWDLIVCDEAHKMSAAFFNGEIRETKRYKLGKLLSSLTRHFLLLSATPHNGKEADFQLFMALLDGDRFEGKFRDGVHTVDTSDLMRRLVKEDLLKFDGKPLFPERRAYTVEYHLSDLEAKLYSEVTGYVREEFNRADALSNNGRKGTVGFALTILQRRLASSPEAIYQSLTRRRERLQKRLKEEGLSFEETSKACTPREELLKRGREVEFNLPLSVGEGWGEGRDWEEFEDDLLNDEREDTEEELVDRATAASTIAELKVEIALLQKLEHLALQVKLGGTDRKWEELSQILQNKAELFDIRGHRRKFVIFTEHRDTLNYLADKIRTLIGRQEAVVTISGGSGREERRKAQEAFTQDPDVQVLIATDAAGEGINLQRAHLMVNYDLPWNPNRLEQRFGRIHRIGQTEVCHLWNLLAAETREGDVYLKLLRKLEIEQKALGGKVFDVLGKAIDGVELRELLIEAIRYGDLPETRAKLDRVVASRLNRERLQELLSEKVLARDAMDITKVQRIREEMERAEARKLQPHFIASFFIEAFQHLGGVIRQREPLRYQITNVPAIIRNRGRQVGTREPILTRYERICFDKELISVPSKPLAAFICPGHPLLDATIDLVLERHRDVLKQGSILIDENDPGEEVRILVTLQHSIQDAKTDNSGKRRIVSRRMQYVDLSPSPLLIGQGCLLGRGEVEVRNAGYAPYLDYRPLRKEEQSVIETFLEKSNLTTDIEAEATKYAIAQIVPQHLQEVKQHKEELIDKTLVAVKDRLTKEINYWDYRAVALKQQEEAGKTNAKINSAKARARADELQARLARRIDELQQERRLSPLPPVVVGGALVVPIGLLQRLQGKRQPEAQMFARETKRVEKWAMDAVMAAERKLGYEPREVSSLKCGYDIESRVPETGTLRFIEVKGRIKGADTVTVTKNEIITALNKPDNYILAIVEVPPSEEFSAGDAWKVKEQSSSYKVGDDDCIVHYVRQPFQKEPDFGVTSVNYNLRELKQRGQKPT from the coding sequence ATGCGATTAGAGGATTTAACTAAAGGAGCAACGGTAAAAGGAGTATTACCCAATCAATTAATTACGGTTATTGATACTCAATGGCATAGTTCTGATGTTGTTACCCTTACCTACAGAGATACCAACGGTATTACAGGTGACGAACTCATTTTTCGAGAGCGAGAAGCAGAATTAGAAATTGTTACTTCCTCTTTACCCTGGAGTTTTAATGGAAATAGCGGACTGTTTCGTTTAGTAAGTGAAGCCCATCGCATTCAGTTAGCCCATTTATTCGATCCGATGCTGGCAGTGCATACTTCCTTAGTCGAACCGCTTCCCCACCAGATTACTGCTGTCTACGGGGATATGTTACCCCGTCAACCCTTGCGCTTCCTCCTAGCAGACGATCCTGGTGCAGGAAAAACTATTATGACAGGACTGTTAATCTCAGAACTGCGGATCAGAGGAGATTTACATCGCTGTCTGATTGTCTGTCCAGGCTCACTTGCTGCCCAATGGCAAGATGAACTCGATCGCCGATTTCATTTACCTTTTGAAATTCTCACAAGCGATCACCTTGAAGCTGCTCGAAGTGGCAATGCTTTTACTGAAATGCCTTTAAGTATAGTTCGGTTGGATAAATTAAGTCGCAATGACGATCTACAAGCAAAACTAGAACAGACCGATTGGGATTTAATTGTCTGCGATGAAGCCCACAAAATGTCTGCTGCTTTTTTTAATGGTGAAATTAGAGAAACCAAACGCTATAAGTTAGGCAAGCTCTTATCCAGTTTGACTCGTCATTTTCTGTTACTAAGTGCTACTCCTCACAATGGTAAAGAAGCTGACTTTCAATTATTTATGGCATTGCTCGATGGCGATCGCTTTGAGGGTAAATTCCGTGACGGAGTACATACGGTAGATACCTCCGATTTGATGCGGAGATTGGTCAAAGAAGATTTGCTCAAGTTTGATGGTAAACCTTTATTTCCCGAACGTAGAGCCTATACCGTTGAATATCACCTGTCAGATTTAGAAGCGAAATTATATTCAGAAGTTACAGGATACGTGCGAGAAGAATTTAACCGCGCCGATGCTTTGAGTAATAATGGCAGAAAAGGAACGGTAGGATTTGCTTTAACTATTCTCCAACGCCGATTAGCCTCTTCTCCCGAAGCTATTTATCAATCTTTGACCAGAAGAAGAGAAAGATTACAGAAACGCCTTAAAGAAGAGGGGCTGTCTTTTGAGGAAACCTCAAAAGCTTGTACGCCCCGTGAAGAATTACTCAAAAGAGGACGGGAAGTAGAGTTTAATCTCCCTCTTTCTGTGGGAGAGGGCTGGGGTGAGGGTAGAGATTGGGAAGAATTTGAAGATGACTTACTTAATGACGAACGAGAAGACACTGAAGAAGAATTAGTTGATCGCGCTACGGCTGCTAGTACCATAGCAGAACTCAAGGTAGAAATTGCCCTGCTGCAAAAACTAGAGCATTTAGCCCTACAGGTTAAACTCGGTGGTACGGATAGAAAATGGGAAGAACTAAGCCAAATTCTCCAAAATAAAGCCGAATTATTCGATATAAGAGGGCATCGGCGTAAATTCGTCATTTTTACCGAACATCGAGATACTCTTAACTACTTAGCCGATAAAATTCGTACCTTAATTGGCAGACAAGAAGCAGTAGTTACTATTAGTGGTGGTTCGGGTAGAGAAGAACGACGTAAGGCACAGGAAGCTTTTACCCAAGACCCAGATGTACAAGTATTAATCGCTACTGATGCTGCGGGAGAAGGAATTAACCTACAACGGGCGCATTTGATGGTTAATTATGACCTTCCTTGGAATCCCAACCGTTTAGAACAACGATTTGGAAGAATTCATCGTATCGGGCAAACTGAAGTTTGTCACCTCTGGAATCTTTTAGCAGCCGAAACTAGAGAAGGGGATGTTTATCTCAAGCTACTGAGGAAATTAGAAATAGAACAAAAAGCATTAGGAGGCAAGGTTTTTGATGTTCTAGGTAAAGCAATTGATGGAGTTGAGTTACGGGAGTTATTAATTGAAGCGATCCGCTATGGAGATTTACCAGAAACTAGAGCCAAACTAGATCGGGTGGTTGCTAGCCGTCTTAATCGAGAACGTTTACAGGAACTTCTCTCAGAAAAGGTTTTAGCGAGAGATGCAATGGATATTACAAAAGTCCAGCGCATTCGCGAAGAAATGGAAAGAGCGGAAGCGAGAAAACTCCAACCTCATTTCATTGCCTCCTTTTTTATTGAAGCTTTCCAACATTTAGGTGGAGTCATTCGTCAAAGAGAACCACTACGCTATCAGATTACTAACGTTCCTGCCATAATTCGCAATCGCGGTCGTCAAGTTGGTACGAGAGAGCCAATTTTAACTCGCTACGAACGAATCTGCTTTGATAAGGAATTAATTAGTGTTCCAAGTAAGCCGTTAGCAGCCTTTATATGTCCTGGTCATCCCCTCTTAGATGCCACTATCGATCTGGTTTTAGAGCGTCATCGGGATGTACTCAAGCAGGGAAGTATCTTGATAGATGAAAACGATCCAGGTGAAGAAGTAAGAATTTTAGTTACTCTCCAGCATTCGATTCAGGATGCCAAAACCGATAACTCAGGGAAGAGAAGAATTGTTTCTCGTCGAATGCAGTATGTTGACCTCTCCCCTTCCCCTCTCCTGATAGGACAGGGGTGTCTGCTAGGACGGGGTGAGGTAGAGGTCAGAAATGCTGGTTATGCTCCTTACCTCGATTATCGACCTCTACGAAAAGAGGAGCAATCTGTTATAGAAACTTTTTTAGAAAAGTCTAATTTAACTACAGATATAGAAGCAGAAGCAACTAAATATGCGATCGCTCAGATCGTTCCCCAACACCTGCAAGAGGTCAAGCAGCATAAAGAAGAACTCATCGATAAAACCCTGGTAGCGGTTAAAGATAGACTTACCAAAGAAATTAACTACTGGGATTATCGAGCGGTAGCACTCAAACAACAGGAAGAAGCAGGTAAAACTAATGCTAAAATCAACTCTGCTAAAGCTAGAGCTAGAGCAGATGAGCTACAAGCCAGATTAGCCAGACGAATTGACGAATTACAACAAGAGAGACGCTTATCACCCTTACCTCCCGTAGTAGTCGGAGGGGCATTAGTCGTACCAATAGGGTTACTACAGAGATTACAGGGGAAAAGACAGCCAGAAGCCCAGATGTTTGCTAGAGAAACTAAACGAGTAGAAAAGTGGGCAATGGATGCAGTAATGGCAGCAGAAAGAAAACTGGGATACGAACCGCGAGAGGTTAGCAGTCTTAAATGCGGTTATGATATTGAGTCGCGTGTCCCCGAAACAGGTACTTTAAGATTTATCGAAGTCAAGGGCAGAATTAAAGGCGCAGATACAGTTACCGTTACCAAGAACGAAATTATTACCGCTTTGAATAAGCCCGATAATTATAT
- the dnaG gene encoding DNA primase: MKRKDDLVAVPRLHQDTIDEVQQRVDIVDIVSEYVVLHKRGKGYLGLCPFHNEKTPSFSVSPDKQLYYCFGCAAGGNVFKFLMEIGKQSFSEVVFDLAKRYQVPIKTLEPEQRQAIAHQISVKEQLYEIVATAANFYQHALYETQGQVALEYLTDTRKFSESTLTQFQLGYAPAGWETLYRYLVEQKRYPVNLVEQAGLIKPRSSGNGYYDVFRDRAIIPILDAQGRIIAFGGRTLKDDQPKYLNSPETPLFDKSKTLFALDKARSSITKEDRAVVVEGYLDAIALHAVGITNVVASLGTALTSYQLKQLLRYTPSKQVILNFDADQAGTQATQRAIAEIEDLVYAGVVSLRILNLPEGKDADEFLHTNQNAVEIYRKSLNDAPLWLDWQIQQLLLTQNIHTPSGLQKIAQGMIKLLNQIQDANLRNYYLSYCAELLSQGDGRLIPQNLANLRSQLTKTSLKPYFKKQQSNQSNSLNLATNPEQELLERAESLLLKIYLHCPRYRAEIIDRLEEQDFVFRLPHHRFLWQQIIQVENKEQQNLPTEDNYLLTELQNLSLTFTDQMQSVTKLFYLDQNGQEDIFRAATRIDNATATLEQVACVKQQIEYTQELNKLNPTTDLDSIETYYQKIQSLKKRIQELEQIRLASV; the protein is encoded by the coding sequence GTGAAACGAAAAGATGACCTTGTGGCAGTACCGCGTTTACATCAAGACACGATTGACGAAGTACAACAGAGAGTAGATATTGTAGATATTGTCTCTGAATACGTTGTTTTACACAAGCGAGGAAAAGGCTACCTTGGTTTATGTCCTTTCCATAACGAAAAAACTCCGAGTTTTAGCGTTAGTCCTGATAAACAATTATATTATTGCTTTGGTTGTGCAGCAGGAGGTAATGTTTTTAAGTTTTTGATGGAAATTGGTAAACAATCTTTTAGTGAGGTTGTGTTCGATCTAGCTAAACGTTATCAAGTTCCAATTAAAACCTTAGAACCAGAACAAAGACAAGCAATTGCACATCAAATCTCAGTTAAAGAACAGCTTTATGAAATAGTAGCAACAGCAGCTAATTTTTATCAACACGCTCTTTACGAAACTCAAGGACAAGTTGCTTTAGAATATCTAACAGATACTAGAAAGTTTAGTGAATCTACTCTAACTCAATTTCAACTAGGTTATGCGCCTGCTGGGTGGGAAACCTTGTATCGTTATTTAGTAGAGCAAAAACGTTATCCAGTTAATTTAGTTGAACAGGCAGGATTAATTAAACCGCGTAGTTCAGGTAATGGTTATTATGATGTCTTTCGCGATCGCGCTATTATTCCTATTTTAGATGCTCAAGGTAGAATTATCGCTTTTGGTGGTCGTACCCTCAAAGATGATCAACCTAAGTATCTTAATTCTCCTGAAACACCTTTATTTGATAAAAGTAAAACTCTTTTTGCTCTCGATAAGGCACGTAGTAGTATTACTAAAGAAGATCGAGCGGTAGTAGTGGAAGGTTATTTAGATGCGATCGCTCTTCATGCGGTAGGAATTACTAATGTGGTTGCTTCTTTGGGTACAGCACTAACTTCTTATCAACTCAAGCAATTATTACGTTACACTCCCTCTAAACAAGTTATTCTCAACTTTGATGCGGATCAAGCAGGTACACAAGCTACTCAAAGAGCGATCGCAGAAATTGAAGATTTAGTTTATGCTGGAGTAGTTTCTTTGCGAATACTGAATCTTCCTGAAGGGAAAGATGCCGATGAATTTCTTCATACCAATCAAAATGCGGTTGAAATATATCGAAAGTCTTTAAATGATGCGCCTTTATGGTTAGATTGGCAAATTCAACAACTACTACTTACTCAAAATATTCATACACCTTCTGGGTTACAAAAAATAGCCCAAGGTATGATTAAGTTACTCAATCAAATCCAAGATGCTAATCTGCGTAATTATTATTTAAGTTATTGTGCTGAATTACTTAGTCAAGGAGATGGTAGATTAATCCCTCAAAATCTAGCCAATCTGCGATCGCAATTAACTAAGACTTCATTGAAACCATACTTTAAAAAACAGCAATCAAATCAATCAAATTCACTGAATCTTGCTACTAATCCCGAACAAGAATTATTAGAAAGAGCCGAATCTTTATTATTAAAAATATATCTTCATTGTCCTCGTTATCGAGCAGAAATTATTGATAGATTAGAAGAACAAGATTTTGTTTTTAGATTGCCTCATCATCGATTTTTATGGCAACAAATCATCCAAGTGGAAAATAAAGAACAACAAAATTTACCAACCGAAGATAATTATCTATTAACAGAATTACAAAATCTCAGCTTAACTTTCACCGATCAAATGCAATCGGTAACTAAATTATTTTATCTCGATCAAAATGGTCAAGAAGATATTTTCCGTGCTGCGACAAGAATAGACAATGCGACCGCTACTTTAGAACAAGTTGCTTGTGTTAAACAACAAATTGAATATACTCAGGAACTAAATAAACTAAACCCTACTACAGATTTAGACTCAATAGAAACCTACTATCAAAAAATTCAGAGCTTGAAAAAACGTATTCAAGAATTAGAACAAATACGCCTTGCTTCAGTCTAG